AAATACGCATAAGCGATATTGTAGTGGATATTTTTATACTCAGGTGTGGTCTTCGCCTCGTTCATACCCAGGAACTGCTTGTAGCTAATCAACGCCTCATTGAACTGGTCGAGGTTGTATTCGGTTTCCGCTTTCCAGAATGTTGCACGTGCCGTGATCCTTGGTGTCCTTTGCTCTGCAAGCGATTTTTTGAACAATGCCAGCGCTTCCTGGTGCCTGCCATCCGTAGCAAGCTCCATACCGCGGTAGAATGTTACCTTTTGGTAGGCTGCCCTGTTCTCCGGCGACTTGTTCTTTTCAAGAAGTACCAAAGCTTCGGTATAGTTTTTAGACGTGATGTACGAATCTATAAGCAGGTTTTGAATTTCCTGCTTAAATGGCGTTGCAGGGTATTTTTCGATGAAGTTGCCTAATACCTCAGGAACACTTTGGTACGGGTTTCCTATCTCGTAGCTCAACTTGGCGTAATTCAGGTAAGCATCTTCCTGTATCTTCGGCTCGAACTCCATTTCCGAAGCATTTTTGAATGCATTGAGCGCCTGCTGCTTGCGGTTAGTCTTTAGGTAGCTTTCGCCCAAATGGTAATAGGCATTCTGCGCCACGGCATCGTTTCCGCCGATTATCTTGTTGAACTCGGTTATAGCGTTCTCATAGTCGCCCTGCTTGTAATAAGCATAACCCAATTGGTAGAAGTCGGTATTGCTCCATTTTCCCTTTTTGCCTTTGTAATTTTTCAGGTACGGGATCGCCTTGTCGTACTGCCCAAGGTTGAAGTAGCTCTCCCCTATTATCTTGGAAAGCTCCGACTTTTCATTAGCATCACTTTTCGGCAATTGTGGCACGCCAAGGTCGATTGCTTTTTGGAACTGGCCTTCCTTGAACGCCATATCCGCCTGGAAGTAGGACATCTTCTCGCTGTATTTTTCCTTGTCTTCCACCTGCTCAAAATACTGGCTGGCTTTCTTGTAGTCATCGCCTTCATAAGCCATGAAGCCAAGGTAGTATTTGGCCTGCGAGCCGTATTCCTTAGAGTCTTTTACTTTCAATAGGTATTTATCGGCATTCTTTTTGTCGCCTGCGCTAAAGTAGCTGTAGCCTTTCTGGAAATTGTATCGGTCGCGGTCGGTATTGCCAAGGCTTCCTTCATCCACCTTGTCATACCATTCAAGCGCCTCTTTATACCTCCCCTGGCTGAAATTATGCTGAGCCACCTCTACATACGCCTGGTTTTGCTTGGTGCTGGTAGGGTAATCTTCTATAAAATCCTCCATGAGCTCACCGGCATTCTTCTGGTTGAGCTTTACCGCACTGGTAGCTATGTAATAGGCACAGTCGGCCTGCACTTCCATGTCCTGGTTTTCGCTTTTTGTTTTCTCAAAAAGTATCTGTGCAGCCTGGTACTGCTTATCGTTATAAAGCGCAACGGCTTTGTCGAAATCCTTCAGCTGGTGGGTATAAATAGCCGACTGCTGGGCCGAGAGGGTGAGCGCGTAAAGCGGTACCAAAAACGGGAGAGACTTTTTAAGTATGCGCATAGTTCGTGTTTTTGTGTTGTCCAAATATATCAGTTCCTTAGTATTTAACGGATGCCTGCAGGGTTTAGTATAAGCCGCCTCCCCCAAAAAAGAGGCATCCGCAACGCCAAACTTACGAATATACAAAGCCTGTCTCAAAGGCTTTAATTTATTATTAACGAGTATTTATTAACAATTGGTTGTGGATAACGAAGAAAGCTTAGCCACGAATTACACGAATTTTCACTAATTTTTAAACACTGTTTTAGAGCATCAGACATGACATATCTTTAAAAAATTGTCAGTTCTTGTTGCTAATTAACATCCTATATTTGTATACTTTAATTTGTGAAAATTCGTGTAATTCGTGGCAAAAAACTCTTACCCTTACTAAAAATAAAATTTTGAATACCGCCGTTATCTTAGTACTTTTACCAAAACAAACACCCATACGATTATGTCCCAGCCCGTACTTTCGCTTCAAAATGTTACTATATATCAGGATAGCAATGCTGTATTATCTGATATCAGCCTTGAGGTAAACCACGGCGAGTTCCTTTATTTAATTGGGAAAACCGGTTCGGGGAAAAGCAGCTTCATGAAACTGCTGTATGCCGACCTTAAGCTCAAGGAAGGCGAAGGCTCGTTTGTGGACTATGACCTGAAAACCCTGAAGGAGCGTGACATACCGTACCTCCGCAGAAAGATAGGAATCGTATTCCAGGATTTTAAACTGCTGCCGGACAGAAGCGTGTTTGATAACCTGCACTTTGTACTGAAGGCCACCGGCTGGAGCGACAAAGAAGAAATGAAGGTAAAAATAGACGAAGTGCTAGACAAAGTAGGCATGAGGAATGTTTCCAATAAAATGCCGCACCAGCTCTCCGGTGGTGAGCAGCAGCGTATTGCCGTGGCCCGCGCCCTGCTGAACGACCCTGAGGTTATCCTTGCCGATGAGCCTACCGGAAACCTGGACCCGCAAACCAGTGTGGAAGTGATGCAACTTCTCCGCGAGATCAACCAGAATGGTAAGACCATCATCATCGCTACGCACGATTATGCCCTGCTGATGAAATTTCCATCGAAAACGCTTAAATGCGAGGACGGGACAATATTTGAGGTGGTACAGCGGACGGTTTAAGGAGATTGTTGGACTGTTGGATTACTAGAGTTTTAGATAGCAATAGCATAAATAGCAAAGGCTGCCAATTGGCAGCCTTTCTCAGTTTAAAATGAAAAGAAATTAATCTTTTATCAGTTTTTGGGTTTCAACTTTACCATTAATCGTGGTTACAGTTACAGCGTAGAACCCATCAATATAATCCCTGACAGGAAGCTCAAAACTATTAACTTTTTCATGAAGGTCTCTGTTGAATATTACCTTACCATCTATCGAGGTTATCATTATACTTTGAATAGTATCCGTAGCAGATATTGTAATCATCTCAGAAGCAGGGTTTGGAGAAAGAATGAAGAGTTTACCATCTTTCAACGAGAGGACTTCCTGTGTTTCATCTGTACCAATATTAGTCCTATGGATTGCAGTACCGCTTGAGCATCCTTCAATATATGCCCTAAATGAAGAACCATTCACACTACGGAAACCTGATGTTAAAACAACCGCCTGCCCAGCGTGGTATGTGGCCATTACTCCACTACTTATTACATTTGAGGCTGTGATGGTGTATTCTGCTTTACGTAAATCAGTTTCTGATGTTACATTATTAGCCGCTGTCAGCGTAATATAATCGGGGCAATTATTCAAAAATGGAATTAACTGAGGCAGCTTTCCG
Above is a genomic segment from Flavobacterium album containing:
- a CDS encoding tetratricopeptide repeat protein codes for the protein MRILKKSLPFLVPLYALTLSAQQSAIYTHQLKDFDKAVALYNDKQYQAAQILFEKTKSENQDMEVQADCAYYIATSAVKLNQKNAGELMEDFIEDYPTSTKQNQAYVEVAQHNFSQGRYKEALEWYDKVDEGSLGNTDRDRYNFQKGYSYFSAGDKKNADKYLLKVKDSKEYGSQAKYYLGFMAYEGDDYKKASQYFEQVEDKEKYSEKMSYFQADMAFKEGQFQKAIDLGVPQLPKSDANEKSELSKIIGESYFNLGQYDKAIPYLKNYKGKKGKWSNTDFYQLGYAYYKQGDYENAITEFNKIIGGNDAVAQNAYYHLGESYLKTNRKQQALNAFKNASEMEFEPKIQEDAYLNYAKLSYEIGNPYQSVPEVLGNFIEKYPATPFKQEIQNLLIDSYITSKNYTEALVLLEKNKSPENRAAYQKVTFYRGMELATDGRHQEALALFKKSLAEQRTPRITARATFWKAETEYNLDQFNEALISYKQFLGMNEAKTTPEYKNIHYNIAYAYFKLKEYEQAAKHFGDYVAVNKDDKVRLNDALLRLGDSNFVTNKYWPAMEAYNKAIDMKGIDADYALFQKGISYGFVGRNEKKIEDLTKFVQTYPKSKYADDALYELGNTYVTEKQTDKAIQSYDRLIAEYKTSSYVSKSIMRQALIYYNAEKDDQALAKFKKVVAEFPNTPEAMEAVETARLIYVDNGRTDEYAAWVKTLTFVDISDADLDNTAFEAAEKQYLQNNTKQAISSLSSYVSKFPNGISSLKANFYLAQSYYADGLEANAIPHYEFVISKPRSEFTEQALVRLADIHLKKNDYVKAIPVLKRLETEADFPQNVTFAQSNLMKGYYEGKDYANAVVYAEKVLANSKTEDRVKSDAQIIVARSAIKTNDEVKAKAAYAKLLTIAKGELAAEAMYYDAYFKNKEGKFDASNTVVQKLSKDYSGYKYFGAKGLVVMAKNYYGLKDSYQATYILESVIKNFTAYPDVVQEAQTELDTIKGEEAKRNSSIQN
- a CDS encoding cell division ATP-binding protein FtsE, with amino-acid sequence MSQPVLSLQNVTIYQDSNAVLSDISLEVNHGEFLYLIGKTGSGKSSFMKLLYADLKLKEGEGSFVDYDLKTLKERDIPYLRRKIGIVFQDFKLLPDRSVFDNLHFVLKATGWSDKEEMKVKIDEVLDKVGMRNVSNKMPHQLSGGEQQRIAVARALLNDPEVILADEPTGNLDPQTSVEVMQLLREINQNGKTIIIATHDYALLMKFPSKTLKCEDGTIFEVVQRTV